One Cyclopterus lumpus isolate fCycLum1 chromosome 7, fCycLum1.pri, whole genome shotgun sequence DNA window includes the following coding sequences:
- the lhfpl5b gene encoding LHFPL tetraspan subfamily member 5b, with product MHLLPAQEAAKIYHTNYVRNSRAIGVMWAVFTICFVIITMVVFIQPYWIGDSVNTPQAGYFGLFNYCIGNALTSELVCKGSVLDFASIPSPAFRTAMFFVGTSMLLIVATMVCFSLFFFCNTGNVYKICAWMQLASAVLMVMGCMIYPDGWDSPEVKRMCGQRTDKYSLGNCTVRWAYILAIISILDALILAFLSFTLGNRQDKLLSEDFEVQGGAENP from the exons ATGCATCTGCTCCCGGCTCAGGAGGCTGCTAAAATCTACCACACCAACTATGTGAGAAACTCTCGAGCCATCGGCGTCATGTGGGCCGTGTTCACCATCTGcttcgtcatcatcaccatggtGGTCTTCATCCAGCCCTACTGGATCGGGGACAGCGTCAACACCCCGCAGGCCGGCTACTTCGGCCTCTTCAACTACTGCATCGGCAACGCGCTCACCTCGGAGCTCGTCTGCAAGGGCAGCGTGCTGGACTTCGCCTCCATCCCCTCACCAGCCTTTAGGACCGCCATGTTCTTCGTGGGGACCTCCATGCTGCTGATCGTGGCCACTAtggtctgcttcagcttgtttttcttctgcaatACCGGGAACGTCTACAAGATCTGTGCGTGGATGCAGCTGGCCTcag CGGTGTTGATGGTGATGGGCTGCATGATCTACCCTGACGGCTGGGACTCTCCGGAGGTGAAGAGGATGTGTGGCCAGAGGACGGATAAGTACAGCCTGGGGAACTGCACGGTGCGCTGGGCCTACATCCTGGCCATCATCAGCATCCTGGACGCCCTCATCCTGGCATTTCTGTCCTTCACTCTCGGCAACCGTCAGGACAAACTGCTGTCGGAAGACTTCGAGGTGCAGGGAGGGGCAG AAAACCCCTGA
- the srpk1a gene encoding SRSF protein kinase 1a yields the protein MERKVLALQARKKRGKKAKKTSKKQTINSRARQHLQQEASPQEPEEPEEILGSDDEEQEDPNDYCKGGYHHVKVGDLYNGKYHVIRKLGWGHFSTVWLAWDIQVKRFVAMKVVKSAEHYTETAVDEIKLLRSVRNSDPNDPNREMVVQMVDDFKISGVNGTHVCMVFEVLGHHLLKWIIKSNYQGLPLPCVKSIIRQVLQGLDYLHTKCQIIHTDIKPENILMSVDEPYVRKLAAEATEWQRAGAPPPSGSAISTAPAPKQTVKMSKNKKKKLKKKQKRQAELLEKCILDLEEMEKNTETREDEEDDDEDPQSPKGRACAPLRRVSVLDLGDEETEESSVNADLMRVGPEGLLEFNCNGHVEADQRQSQWRDEDQHNGNTEPTEKCAIQEEQQAEESPVHLICNGVDSADLKELDTETEGRGAHSSGVTERHLPVGLEEGELEQSILQGEDEDGPESLDGKLTAGALLVNPLEPLNSDKIKVKIADLGNACWVHKHFTEDIQTRQYRSLEVLIGAGYSTPADVWSTACMAFELATGDYLFEPHSGEDYSRDEDHLALMIELLGKIPRHYALSGKYSQEYFTKRGDLKHITKLKPWGLLEVLVDKYEWPREEAECFTDFLLPMLELIPEKRATAAECLRHPWLTL from the exons GAAGACCAGCAAAaa GCAGACAATAAATTCCAGAGCTCGACAGCATCTCCAGCAAGAAGCCTCGCCTCAGGAACCCGAGGAACCTGAGGAGATCCTCGGCTCTGATGATGAAGAGCAGGAGGACCCCAACGACTACTGCAAAG GTGGCTACCACCATGTGAAAGTAGGAGACCTTTACAATGGAAAATACCATGTCATCCGGAAACTGGGCTGGGGACACTTCTCCACCGTGTGGCTCGCCTGGGACATCCA GGTGAAGCGGTTTGTTGcaatgaaggtggtgaagagTGCGGAGCATTACACAGAGACAGCTGTGGATGAGATCAAACTCCTCAGATCC GTGAGAAACTCAGACCCCAATGATCCCAACCGGGAGATGGTGGTCCAAATGGTAGATGACTTCAAGATCTCTGGTGTCAATGGAACCC ATGTCTGCATGGTGTTTGAGGTGTTGGGCCATCACTTATTAAAGTGGATAATAAAGTCCAATTATCAAGGGCTGCCCCTGCCTTGTGTGAAGAGCATTATAAGACAG GTACTCCAAGGCCTAGATTACCTGCACACAAAGTGTCAGATCATCCACACAGACATCAAGCCAGAGAATATCCTGATGAGTGTTGATGAGCCGTATGTCCGGAAGCTCGCAGCTGAAGCTACAGAGTGGCAGAGGGCTGGGGCACCGCCTCCCTCTGGTTCAGCAA TAAGCACAGCACCTGCTCCAAAACAG ACAGTAAAAATGtccaagaacaagaagaagaagttaaaaaagaaacagaagcgTCAGGCAGAGCTGCTGGAAAAGTGCATCCTGGACCTCGAGGAAATGGAAAAGAACACAGAGACacgagaggatgaagaagatgacGATGAGGACCCACAGTCTCCAAAGGGACGAGCCTGTGCTCCTCTCAGACGGGTGTCTGTTCTGGATCtaggagatgaggaaacagagg AGAGCAGTGTGAATGCAGATCTCATGAGGGTGGGACCAGAGGGGCTGTTGGAGTTTAACTGTAATGGCCATGTGGAGGCGGACCAGAGACAGTCCCAGTGGAGGGACGAAGACCAACACAATGGCAACACAGAGCCCACAGAGAAATGTGCCATTCAGGAGGAGCAACAGGCGGAGGAGTCCCCAGTTCACCTCATCTGCAACGGTGTGGACTCGGCAGATCTCAAGGAGCTAGACACTGAGACTGAAGGCAGGGGCGCTCACAGCAGTGGAGTAACTGAGAGACACCTTCCTGTTgggctggaggagggagagctggAGCAAAGCATTTTGCagggggaggatgaggacgGGCCCGAAAGCCTGGATG GCAAGCTGACAGCAGGAGCCCTGCTAGTTAACCCCCTTGAGCCACTCAATTCAGACAAGATCAAGGTCAAGATTGCAGACTTGGGAAATGCTTGCTGGGTG CACAAGCACTTTACAGAAGACATCCAGACGCGGCAGTACAGGTCTTTAGAGGTGCTCATCGGTGCTGGATACAGCACACCGGCCGATGTATGGAGCACAGCCTGCATG GCCTTTGAGCTCGCCACAGGGGACTACTTGTTTGAACCACATTCTGGGGAAGATTATTCCAGGGATGAAG ACCATCTTGCTCTCATGATTGAGTTGCTCGGTAAAATCCCTCGTCACTATGCTCTGAGTGGGAAATACTCACAGGAATACTTCACCAAGAGAG GGGATTTAAAACACATCACCAAGCTGAAGCCGTGGGGCCTGCTGGAGGTGCTGGTTGACAAGTACGAGTGGCCCCGTGAAGAAGCCGAGTGCTTCACGGACTTCCTGCTTCCCATgctggagctgatcccagagaagagaGCCACTGCTGCAGAGTGCTTGCGTCACCCCTGGCTCACCCTCTAG